From Pseudoxanthomonas sp. YR558, the proteins below share one genomic window:
- the lptD gene encoding LPS assembly protein LptD — MRPVLRLLPLPFSIALCLPALADDEKPESWALCPVQDVIPVFSEAPQPAAGSSAQAKREQRAEQPTSIEGDQLSGTEANPEYSGAVQLTRGDQFLGADNLKYDQEKDTYVADGHIRYQDAGIRLVADSARGDQGADSHQIDNVRYQLVSRRGNGGADRIDMKGAEGSLQHSTYSTCDPQDRRWELRSRRIDINTDDGWGVARGATIRLGKVPVLYVPYLKFPIDDQRHTGLLYPAVGLSGRNGFDWKQPIYLNLAPNYDATLEPRYMSERGFQMGAEFRYLYEKGRGEIQGTWMTKDDLVRDRMNDADYDEDNPNNPDPDDGRGFFAFEGEHRFNRNWQARANLIWLSDARYQEDFGNSLYGQAYSSVTSTAGVYGAGEFWSAGLMADHWQLSDYLSSEASLPYNRLPRVYLNWNQPLSRWISVGGHAEAVKFQHDEHPGGSRLDIKPTISFPLQGAAWYVTPTLAYRHTEYRLDPELAQTTAIDRARAAYGIPANQPVSAAQIAEFYDRSPSRSLPIGSLDAGVYFDRETEIKGDRFLQTLEPRLFYLNAPYREQDGLPIFDTRPFNFSYGQLFRDNRYTGPDRQTDANQLTLALTTRLLRQKDGFERLSASIGQIRYFDDSRVVLPGEVPLEQGKSAWVVDANYAPTDRWTIGASYQWDPKFRREDLASVRARYLLPDDGVVNITYRRRRDLLEQADFSFLYPVTPSWSVVGRYYHSFYRDAATDQEPGLLEGVAGVQWDSCCLAVRALVRRYVRNREGEMNTGFQVEFVLKGLGSAGQDTERTLRRAILGYYRDDLYLVPPSNIAQRPDDTSYAPDPIP, encoded by the coding sequence GTGCGTCCTGTCCTCCGCCTGCTCCCGTTGCCCTTCAGCATCGCCCTGTGCCTGCCGGCGCTGGCTGACGATGAGAAGCCCGAAAGCTGGGCCCTGTGCCCGGTCCAGGACGTGATCCCGGTTTTCAGCGAGGCGCCGCAGCCCGCAGCGGGCAGCAGCGCCCAGGCGAAGCGCGAGCAGCGGGCGGAACAGCCCACCTCGATCGAGGGCGACCAGCTGTCCGGCACCGAGGCGAACCCCGAGTACAGTGGCGCCGTGCAGCTCACCCGGGGCGACCAGTTCCTGGGGGCCGACAACCTGAAGTACGACCAGGAAAAGGACACCTACGTCGCCGACGGGCACATCCGCTACCAGGATGCCGGCATCCGCCTGGTGGCAGACAGCGCGCGTGGCGACCAGGGCGCCGATTCGCACCAGATCGACAACGTGCGCTATCAGTTGGTCTCGCGGCGCGGCAACGGTGGCGCGGACCGCATCGACATGAAGGGTGCCGAAGGCAGCCTGCAGCATTCCACCTATTCCACCTGCGATCCCCAGGACCGCCGGTGGGAGTTGCGCTCGCGCCGCATCGACATCAACACCGACGACGGCTGGGGCGTGGCACGTGGCGCAACGATCCGGCTCGGCAAGGTGCCTGTGCTGTACGTGCCCTACCTGAAGTTCCCGATCGACGACCAGCGCCACACCGGCCTGCTGTATCCGGCGGTCGGCCTGTCGGGACGGAATGGTTTCGACTGGAAGCAGCCGATCTACCTCAACCTGGCACCGAACTACGACGCGACGCTGGAACCGCGTTACATGAGCGAGCGCGGGTTCCAGATGGGCGCGGAGTTCCGCTACCTCTACGAGAAGGGTCGTGGTGAGATCCAGGGCACCTGGATGACCAAGGACGACCTGGTCCGTGACCGCATGAACGATGCGGACTACGACGAGGACAATCCGAACAACCCTGATCCCGACGACGGCCGCGGCTTCTTTGCGTTCGAAGGCGAGCACCGTTTCAATCGGAACTGGCAGGCCCGTGCCAACCTCATCTGGCTGAGCGACGCGCGCTACCAGGAGGACTTCGGCAATTCGCTGTACGGGCAGGCGTACTCCTCGGTGACGAGTACCGCGGGCGTCTACGGCGCGGGCGAATTCTGGAGCGCCGGCCTGATGGCCGACCACTGGCAGCTCTCGGACTACCTGAGCAGCGAAGCCTCGCTGCCCTACAACCGGCTGCCCCGCGTCTACCTCAACTGGAACCAGCCGCTGAGCCGCTGGATCAGCGTGGGTGGACATGCCGAAGCCGTGAAGTTCCAGCACGATGAGCATCCCGGCGGCAGCCGCCTGGACATCAAACCCACCATCTCCTTCCCGTTGCAGGGCGCAGCCTGGTACGTCACGCCCACTCTGGCCTATCGGCATACCGAGTATCGGCTCGACCCCGAATTGGCCCAGACCACGGCAATAGATCGTGCGCGCGCCGCTTACGGCATTCCGGCAAATCAGCCCGTGAGCGCGGCGCAGATCGCCGAGTTCTACGACCGTTCGCCCAGCCGCAGCCTGCCGATCGGTTCGCTGGACGCAGGCGTGTATTTCGACCGCGAGACCGAGATCAAGGGCGACCGTTTCCTGCAGACGCTGGAACCGCGGCTCTTCTACCTCAACGCGCCGTACCGCGAGCAGGATGGGCTGCCGATCTTCGATACACGGCCCTTCAACTTCAGTTACGGCCAATTGTTCCGCGACAACCGCTACACCGGCCCCGATCGCCAGACCGATGCGAACCAGCTGACCTTGGCACTGACCACCCGCCTGCTGCGGCAGAAGGATGGCTTCGAGCGCTTGTCGGCCAGCATCGGTCAGATCCGATACTTCGACGACAGCCGCGTGGTCCTGCCAGGTGAAGTGCCGCTGGAACAGGGCAAGTCGGCCTGGGTCGTGGACGCCAACTACGCACCCACGGACCGCTGGACTATCGGTGCCTCCTACCAGTGGGACCCGAAGTTCCGTCGCGAAGATCTGGCCAGCGTCCGTGCCCGCTACCTGCTGCCGGACGACGGCGTGGTCAACATCACCTATAGGCGCCGCCGCGACCTGCTGGAACAGGCCGATTTCTCGTTCCTGTACCCGGTCACGCCCTCCTGGAGCGTCGTGGGCCGCTACTACCACTCGTTCTATCGCGATGCGGCCACCGACCAGGAACCCGGCCTGCTGGAAGGCGTCGCCGGCGTCCAGTGGGACAGCTGCTGCCTCGCCGTCCGCGCCCTCGTGCGCCGTTACGTGCGCAATCGCGAGGGTGAAATGAACACGGGCTTCCAGGTCGAGTTCGTCCTGAAGGGCCTGGGCTCGGCCGGCCAGGACACGGAGCGCACCTTGCGCCGTGCTATCCTCGGCTATTACCGAGACGATCTCTATCTCGTCCCGCCTAGCAATATCGCGCAGCGACCGGACGACACCTCTTACGCTCCGGATCCGATTCCATGA
- a CDS encoding histone deacetylase family protein has product MIIFTHPACLAHDPGPEHPERPARLEVVLDVLRREHGDVEWREAPIAKLGDLRRVHDETLVNEVLETDVAGYRMLDPDTVMCAASPAAALRAAGAGVAAVDAVMNGDTSTAFCAVRPPGHHATSGTAMGFCLFNNIAVAAAYACDRHGLERVAVVDFDVHHGNGTQAIFYNDPRVAYFSSHESGIYPHSGAPYERGAGNVFNALLPPGSGGFRFQNTWADELLPALDDFKPQLLLISAGFDAHMRDPLADLMLETEDFGWLTRQLRTLAQRHAGGRVVSMLEGGYDLDALRDSVAAHVDELR; this is encoded by the coding sequence GTGATCATCTTCACCCACCCCGCCTGCCTGGCCCACGATCCCGGACCCGAACATCCGGAGCGCCCGGCGCGGCTCGAGGTGGTGCTGGACGTGCTTCGCCGCGAACACGGCGACGTCGAGTGGCGCGAGGCGCCCATCGCCAAGCTGGGCGACCTCCGCCGCGTGCACGACGAAACCCTCGTCAACGAGGTACTGGAGACCGACGTCGCGGGCTACCGGATGCTGGACCCCGATACGGTCATGTGCGCGGCCTCGCCCGCTGCCGCACTGCGTGCCGCCGGTGCCGGCGTCGCGGCCGTCGATGCGGTGATGAATGGCGACACGTCCACGGCCTTCTGTGCGGTGCGCCCTCCGGGCCACCACGCCACCAGCGGCACGGCGATGGGCTTCTGCCTGTTCAACAACATCGCCGTGGCGGCCGCCTATGCCTGCGACCGCCATGGGTTGGAACGCGTGGCCGTCGTGGATTTCGACGTCCACCACGGCAACGGCACCCAGGCGATCTTCTACAACGACCCGCGCGTGGCCTATTTCAGCAGCCACGAGTCGGGCATCTACCCGCACAGTGGTGCCCCTTATGAGCGCGGCGCCGGCAACGTATTCAACGCACTGCTGCCGCCGGGCAGCGGCGGGTTCCGTTTCCAGAATACCTGGGCGGACGAGTTGCTGCCTGCGCTGGACGACTTCAAGCCGCAACTGCTGCTGATCTCCGCCGGCTTCGACGCGCACATGCGCGACCCGCTGGCCGACCTGATGCTGGAGACCGAGGACTTCGGTTGGCTGACCCGCCAGCTGCGCACCCTGGCGCAGCGACATGCCGGCGGCCGCGTGGTCTCCATGCTGGAGGGCGGCTACGATCTGGACGCCCTTCGGGACTCCGTGGCTGCCCACGTCGACGAACTCCGCTGA
- the pdxA gene encoding 4-hydroxythreonine-4-phosphate dehydrogenase PdxA: MLPRLALVPGEPAGIGPELCIRLAQQPRTDCTLLAFADAATLTSAAEALGLPLQLIEADAVATRPGDLRLRPVPNAASSTFGLTDPRNARAVIDALTRAASACLGGELDGLVTGPVHKAAINAGGIAYSGTTELLAEQAGLPVVMMLANEIVRVALATTHLPLRDVPDAITASALEEVLRITDRALRTDFGIVQPTLAVLGLNPHAGEAGHLGREEIEVIEPVLHALRADGLDLIGPLPADTAFLPQKLSGFDAVVAMYHDQGLPVLKYSGFEQAVNLTLGLPYPRVAVDHGTALDLAGKGIADPSSLFAAVATCARIAATRRAR, encoded by the coding sequence ATGCTGCCTCGGCTCGCGCTGGTGCCGGGCGAGCCGGCAGGCATCGGCCCTGAGCTTTGCATCAGGCTGGCCCAGCAGCCGCGCACCGACTGCACCCTGCTCGCGTTCGCGGACGCGGCCACGCTGACCTCGGCCGCTGAGGCCCTGGGGCTACCCCTGCAGCTGATCGAAGCGGACGCCGTCGCTACGCGTCCTGGCGACTTGCGATTGCGGCCCGTTCCAAACGCTGCGTCGAGTACCTTCGGCCTCACCGATCCACGCAATGCGCGCGCGGTCATCGACGCGCTGACGCGCGCAGCCAGCGCCTGCCTAGGCGGCGAACTCGATGGCCTGGTCACTGGCCCCGTGCACAAGGCCGCCATCAACGCCGGCGGCATCGCCTACAGCGGCACGACCGAGCTGCTTGCCGAACAGGCCGGCCTGCCGGTGGTCATGATGCTGGCGAACGAGATCGTCCGCGTGGCGTTGGCCACCACCCACCTTCCGCTCCGCGATGTGCCGGATGCCATCACGGCTAGCGCGCTGGAAGAAGTGCTGCGCATCACCGACCGCGCACTGCGCACCGACTTCGGTATCGTCCAGCCGACACTCGCCGTGCTTGGGCTCAACCCGCACGCCGGCGAGGCGGGGCATCTGGGACGCGAGGAGATCGAGGTCATCGAGCCCGTCCTGCATGCGCTGCGGGCGGATGGCCTGGATCTCATCGGCCCCTTGCCGGCCGATACCGCCTTCCTCCCGCAAAAACTGAGCGGCTTCGATGCCGTGGTGGCGATGTATCACGACCAAGGGCTGCCCGTGCTCAAGTACAGCGGCTTCGAGCAGGCCGTGAACCTGACGCTCGGCCTGCCCTATCCACGCGTGGCCGTTGACCACGGCACGGCACTCGATCTCGCCGGCAAGGGCATCGCCGACCCGTCCAGCCTGTTCGCTGCCGTGGCCACCTGCGCGCGCATCGCGGCGACCCGCCGCGCGCGCTGA
- a CDS encoding cob(I)yrinic acid a,c-diamide adenosyltransferase, with the protein MGNRLSKIYTRTGDDGSTGLGDGTRVGKDSARVTAYGTVDEANSAIGVLLAVPSVAEDIRALLTTVQHQLFDLGGELCIPGHAAITGEDVDALERQLDHYNDDLPPLKDFILPAGGEAASRCHLARTIVRRAERETVTLARHDAVRPEAIRYLNRLSDLLFVLARVLARADGHGEVLWKHERRHAPR; encoded by the coding sequence ATGGGCAACCGCCTCTCGAAGATCTACACCCGCACCGGCGACGACGGCAGCACCGGTCTGGGCGATGGCACGCGCGTGGGCAAGGACTCGGCGCGCGTCACCGCCTACGGCACGGTGGACGAAGCCAATTCGGCGATCGGCGTGTTGCTGGCCGTCCCCAGCGTGGCGGAAGACATCCGCGCGCTGCTGACCACGGTGCAGCACCAGTTGTTCGACCTGGGAGGCGAGCTGTGCATCCCCGGCCATGCCGCCATCACCGGCGAGGACGTGGACGCGCTCGAGCGCCAGCTGGACCACTACAACGACGACCTGCCGCCGCTGAAGGATTTCATCCTGCCGGCCGGCGGTGAAGCTGCCTCCCGCTGCCACCTGGCGCGCACCATCGTGCGTCGCGCCGAGCGCGAGACGGTGACCCTGGCCCGCCACGACGCGGTGCGGCCGGAGGCCATCCGCTACCTCAACCGTCTGTCCGACCTGCTGTTCGTGCTGGCCCGCGTGCTGGCCCGCGCCGACGGCCATGGCGAGGTGCTCTGGAAACACGAGCGGCGGCACGCCCCGCGCTGA